Below is a genomic region from Microbacterium sp. KUDC0406.
ACACCGCGGTCGGCCCACTCGCCGGCCAGGGTCTTCGTGAGGTGCACGACGCCGGCCTTCGCCGCGTTGTAGCTCGACTGCTTCTGCGGGAAGTTGCTGATGCTGCCGCTCATCGACGCGATGTTCACGATCGAGCCGCGGCCGGCGTCGAGCATGAGCCGCCCGAACGCCTGGCAGACGAAGAACGTGCCGTTCAGATCGATGTCGACCACCCGGCGCCAGTCGTCGACCGGCATGTCCTCAGCGCTCGCCGAGCGCACGATGCCGGCCGCGTTCAGCACCACGTCGGGGGCGCCGTGCCGGGCGGCGATGTCGGCGGCGACGGACGCCACGGCTGAGGCATCCGTCACATCGACCTGCACGAACTCGGCGTCGACATCGTCGGTCATCGCGAGGTCGAGTACGACCACCCGGCATCCCTGCTCGAGGAAGCGCCGCACGGTCTCCAGGCCGATGCCGCGCCCGCCGCCGGTGACGACGACCAGCCGCCCGGCCAGCGAGGGATAGGTCGTGTGCGTCATGACTGCGGCTCCCGCGGAGGCGTCGCACCGATGTCGGGAACCGGGGCGGTTCCTAGGTGCACCTCCAGATCGTCGGCGCTGGGGCTCTTCGGGCGCCGTGCCGTCGGACGGTCGAGGTAGAACATCGCCGTCGACGCGATGTCGTCGCGCAGCGGCAGGTAGCGCCAGCCGCTGCGCCAGCCGAGTGCCTGGATATCGACCTTCGGGATGCCGGTGGCGAAGTGGATCGGGTCCTGCAGATGCCAGCGGTACATGCCGAAGCGCTGCTGACTGACGTACAGCCCGTCGGGACGGATCACCTGCGGCATGCCCAGATACGGAGTCGAGAACGCGGTGTACCCCTGGCCGGGGATGTCGAAGTTCCAGGCGCCGCCGAAGTAGTCCTCGGTGCCGGTGCCGCAGATCGTGGGGTACTCGTCATCGTCGTCGAGGTAGAACTTGATCTCGCCCTCGCCCCACCAGCCGTTGGAGTTCACGCCCCAGGCGATGTAGGTGCCCACGTACTGGCCCTGGCCCTCGATGCCCTCCAGGATCACGTGCGGCGTGAGCTCTTCCAGGGGGTTGGACCGGCGCCACTGGGCGTGGAAGTAGCCGTCGTTCGAGTAGTCGCCCCCGGTCTCGTAGGTCACCTGGTAGTACACCCGCACGTCGACGGTCGAGGTGTTCTCGATGGTCAGGCGCGCCCCGTCGCGGAACGGCATCGGCCAGTAGGAGTTGAAACCGCCGTGCGGGTTCGCGGCGATCGCCTGGGAGTTCACCTGCGCGAACACGCCCCAGCCGTTGCAGAAGAAGTCGCCGTAGGGCACCTCGACGGCAGGCTCCTCGGCGCCGTCCCAGTAGGCGCGCAGCAGGAGGGTGCGCCAGTTGTCGGTGTGCGTGGTGATCCAGATGTGGGTGATCTTGCCGGCGCCGGTGATGGAGGCCAGTTCGAAGGTCTCGCCGGCCTTGATGTCGACGCTGGGGGAGATCTTCCAACCCGGGCCGAGGTCGCGCGCGCAGTCGGCACCGGTGCCCTCGGTGGCCCTGGCGCCCCCTCCGACGGTGCCGTCGAAGTTCTCCGGCGAGATCGAACGGGTCTGCACCTGACGAAGGGCAGAGATCGAGTTCAGGTCGGGCATGCGTGCACATCCTCGTGTCGGCGGTGGGTGTTCCGTCACAGTACCGATTCGCGCGCTCTGTTGCAATCGATTTCAACACGATAATGTGGCCTGACGGTACAAGTCATGGGGGAGCCGTGTCCACGATCTACGACGTCGCGCAACTCGCCGGGGTGTCCCCGGCGACGGTGTCGCGCGTGTTCAACGGCGCGGGGGTGTCGGACGCCAAGGTCACCGTCGGTGCGGAATGCTGCCAAGCAGCTGAACTTCACGCCGAACCGTGCGGCCCGCACGCTGCGCAGGCAGAGCTCCGAGGTCATCGCCCTCGTGATCCCCGACATCGAGAACCCCTACTTCACCGAGATGGCGCGCGGTGTGGAGGATGTCGCGAGCGAGGCCGGCTACTCGGTCGTGCTGTGCAACTCCGACGCCCAGATCGACAAGGAGTCGACTTATCTGCGCATCGCGATGGCGGAGAACATGTCGGGCGTGATCCTCGCCGCGGCATCCGACCACACCAGCCTCGACGCGATCCTCGCCACCGGACGCCCGATCGTCGCGGTCGACCGCAGCACCGGGTACGACATCGACGGCGTCG
It encodes:
- a CDS encoding SDR family oxidoreductase codes for the protein MTHTTYPSLAGRLVVVTGGGRGIGLETVRRFLEQGCRVVVLDLAMTDDVDAEFVQVDVTDASAVASVAADIAARHGAPDVVLNAAGIVRSASAEDMPVDDWRRVVDIDLNGTFFVCQAFGRLMLDAGRGSIVNIASMSGSISNFPQKQSSYNAAKAGVVHLTKTLAGEWADRGVRVNSVSPGYIATDLTAQVLADDPALGETWRERTPMGRLGTPDEIASVILFLASDESSFMTGSDVIADGGYTVW
- a CDS encoding glycoside hydrolase family 172 protein; the encoded protein is MPDLNSISALRQVQTRSISPENFDGTVGGGARATEGTGADCARDLGPGWKISPSVDIKAGETFELASITGAGKITHIWITTHTDNWRTLLLRAYWDGAEEPAVEVPYGDFFCNGWGVFAQVNSQAIAANPHGGFNSYWPMPFRDGARLTIENTSTVDVRVYYQVTYETGGDYSNDGYFHAQWRRSNPLEELTPHVILEGIEGQGQYVGTYIAWGVNSNGWWGEGEIKFYLDDDDEYPTICGTGTEDYFGGAWNFDIPGQGYTAFSTPYLGMPQVIRPDGLYVSQQRFGMYRWHLQDPIHFATGIPKVDIQALGWRSGWRYLPLRDDIASTAMFYLDRPTARRPKSPSADDLEVHLGTAPVPDIGATPPREPQS